In Methylosinus sp. C49, one DNA window encodes the following:
- a CDS encoding substrate-binding domain-containing protein, translating into MIPARASITIAVAANFTLPLQDLLASWGSLEGYTGTFFSGATATLEQQIISNTATHYDLFLAANTAAPNDLYSNYSTRVINPPFNYAEGGLVLWSGPSKSVNITSGLPYPVTTDLLIAGPSTAPYGFAAYTLLNDSPWSAGFTTSTGPFPGSGNATQGHVYLGGNIGSTYNNLLNNTSNKDYGFIAKSDVCLAATTAPYTASWNTYVTGAVYAYEYYAEGGGSSDANYPATGASTWTTDAAGSHPFGHILQGAIRVNGPAPSAEIESFISFLNGTTYPGVALSIIKKYCYRWAIGQ; encoded by the coding sequence ATGATCCCGGCGCGCGCAAGCATAACGATCGCTGTAGCCGCAAATTTCACGCTCCCTCTCCAAGACCTGCTCGCATCGTGGGGCTCATTGGAAGGGTACACCGGGACGTTTTTTTCCGGCGCCACCGCGACGCTGGAGCAGCAGATCATCTCCAATACGGCGACCCATTACGACCTGTTCCTGGCGGCCAATACGGCTGCGCCGAATGATTTGTATTCGAATTATTCGACGCGCGTCATCAATCCGCCTTTCAATTACGCCGAGGGCGGCCTCGTTCTGTGGTCGGGTCCCTCTAAATCCGTGAATATCACCAGCGGCCTGCCCTATCCGGTGACGACGGATCTGCTGATCGCGGGCCCGTCGACGGCGCCCTATGGTTTCGCGGCCTATACGCTGTTGAACGATTCCCCCTGGTCCGCAGGGTTCACGACCAGCACCGGGCCCTTCCCCGGATCGGGCAACGCCACGCAAGGCCATGTCTATCTCGGCGGCAACATCGGCAGCACCTATAACAATCTGCTGAACAACACCAGCAACAAGGACTATGGCTTCATCGCCAAGTCGGACGTCTGCCTGGCCGCGACGACCGCTCCCTACACGGCGTCGTGGAACACCTATGTCACCGGAGCCGTCTACGCCTATGAATATTACGCGGAAGGCGGCGGCTCCAGCGATGCGAATTATCCGGCGACGGGCGCGTCGACCTGGACCACCGACGCCGCCGGCTCGCATCCTTTCGGGCATATTCTCCAAGGCGCCATCCGGGTCAATGGGCCGGCGCCGAGCGCCGAAATCGAGAGCTTCATCAGCTTCCTCAACGGCACGACCTACCCCGGCGTCGCTCTCTCGATCATCAAGAAATACTGCTATCGCTGGGCGATCGGCCAGTGA